GCCAGGATCTGGTTCAGCGGCAGGATGCGTTCCTCAATGGAGCGGCGCTCCTCCTCCAGCAGCTGCAGCAGGTCGGAGAAGCGTTCATAGGAGCGGTTGTTGAAGTACTCCTTGAACTCCTCCTGACGTTGGGGCAGTCCATCGGAAATGATCCTGCCGTACAGCTCTGCATAGTGGGTGGCAGCTTCGGCGCCCGTGCCGTGGCTTGCGCTCATGGAGGGCCCAAATTGCCGGGCAAAGGCCTTGAAGATCTCGCTCAGGGAGCCTTCCGTGCGGAATTGGCGTTCCTTGATGGTGGCCAGGCGCTCGCCCAGGTCGACGGCGACATGGCTCAATAACACTTCAAGCTCGTCGAGTGTGGCAGGTTCACCGTCGCGCAGGTATGGCTCAAAGGCCTCCTGCGCCCACTCGTCAGCCAGCTTGCCGGGGCCGCCGCCGGCCAAAACATCCTGCACGGCGGCCAGGTCCTTCTCAATCCCGGCCAGGTCATGGTGCAGCACGGCCACGCGGCCCACAGCAGCCTCAAGGTCTGCCTGGGCAGCCGCGAGGGATTCCCGCAGCTGGGCCAGGGTGGTGCTGCCGGCAATGGTCTGCTCCAGCGTGGCCTGCAATAATTCAAGTGCTGCGGCCGGAGCCGTGGCATCGAGTTGTTCAAAGCTGCGCCCGTCGGCGGCGATCCGTTTCAGGGCCGCCAGTCTGCGTGCCGACTGTTCCTTGGCCAAACTGCTTTGCGCAGCCGATGCTTCCGCGGCGGCCTGCTCGTCGGCGAGCAGCTGCGCCTGCTCCTCGAGCTGGGCAATCTTGGCGACGTTGTTGAACCCCAGCAGGTAGTCGGCCGGGTTGATGGTGCGGGTGTCCCGCTCAAACAGTGCTGAGCTGAGCTTCACCGTTCCCGCCTGGGAAACCGCCTTTACGTGCTCGTGCAGGGCCACATCGTCGTCCACACAGGTGAATGCAAAGTCGCAGGCGATTTTTCCCCGAAGCCAGGATCCGGCGTCGGACTCGTGGAAATCAAGTTTCGTCACCAGGTGGTTGCGGCCCTCTTTGGCAGGCTTGGCGGGAACGCCGAGGTTACTCCAGCGCAGCTTGCCGTGCCCGTCGAGGGTGTTGATTGCGGAGGTCACTGCGGCAATGTCCGAGCCGCGGATCAGCAAGGTGGTGGCCAGGGAGCGCAGCACCTTCTCCGCTGCCGGCCGCCACGCACCATGCCCGCTGCCAATATCCACCAACTCCCCGGCGAAGGGCATGTCCGCAGCGTTCAGTCCGGTGGCGGCACAAATGGCGCGGCGAGCTCCGGCACTCCGGGAGTCGATGTTGGAGCCGCGGCGTTCGTACGCGGCAATCTCGGCCCGCAGCGCCTTTTCCTGGGCCTTGACGTTCACACTGGCCGCTACCGCCTGGTACTCGCGGGTGCGGGCAGTCTCGGTCTCTTCCTGTTGATGTTCGACGCCGGATGCGGCCGCCGCGCGGGCGTCGGCCAGCCCCTGCGCGCTCCAGTCATACACGAGCCCGGCGCTGTCGAGATCGTCCCTTGCCGCGGTCTCGAGCCGCTGCCGTTCAGCCAGCTCACGCTTTCCGGCGCGGATGTCCTTTTCCAGGCTTTCGATGGCCTGGCCGCCATGGTTGGCGTGCTGCTGGGACAGTGCGGCAACGGACTCGCCCAGGGCATCCTTCGCCTGTGTTGCGGCAGCAATCTCCGCGTGTTTGAGCGCCTGCGACTCCGTCAGGGCGACGGCCCTGGCGGCCAGCAGCTCACCTTGGAATTGCTGGCGGAGGAGGGGCAGCTGAATGTTTTTTAGCTCAACTGTGCGGGATTGTTTTTCTGCCAGTTGTTGCAGTTTTTCGTGCAGCTCCGGCACGGGTGCCAGCGCATCGCGCTGGCCGCGGGCATCCTCGAGCTGGCGATAGATGCCGCTGAGGTGGCTGAAGTCTTCCACGGCGGCAGCAGCGGCCGCGAGCGTTGCTGGCTTGTCCAGCACCTCGTAGCGGAAGAAGCGGTTGACGCCCTTGTCCAGACCCTTGCCGTTCTGCAGGGTGCGCAAGAGACTGAATGCCTTGTCGTTGTGGATGCCGAGTTTGCGCCTGAACCGCTCGGCAAACGTCTTGTGCACGTCGAATGCCTCGGCGCCGGGGAGTGCGGCATGCAGGGACGACGGCGAGAAGCGGCGGCTGCCGTGGTTTTCCAGCGCCTCGGTGTCGAGCGCCCGATCATGTATGAGGTAATGTTTGCCGACCTGCCCCTCAAGGCCGTTGGCGGGCAGGTCAAAGAGGGCGGCGATGGTGACGTGCCGGCCCAGGCCGTCTTCAAAGACCAGGGCGGTGGCCGACCAGGTGGCGCTGGGACGTTGGTACACCACGCCGTCAGCCGTTTTGATCTTGCGACCGCGCATGTAGCTGAATGTGGTGCGCCGGTCCTTGCGGTTGGAGGCCTCGTGGGCTGACTCGTTCAAGCGCGGCGCGGCGTAAAAGATGTGTTGAATGCCGTCAAAAAGGGTCGACTTGCCCACGCCTGGATGGCCCGTCAACAGGGTGCCAGCCCGGTCAACGTACATGCTGTGACGGCCGTGGAAGGTGCCCCAGTTGATGATCTGGATCTGGCTCAGCCTGAACTGGCCGGGGTTGAGCTCTTCGCCGATGGGCAGTGTGGTTGCAATGCTCACTTAGAAGATCTCCTGCACGGTTTGGTCTTGGTGGTCCGGTTCGTCCTGGTTATCCGCTTCGTCCAGATGGCTGGCATCAAGGTCAAGAGCTTCGGTACCGGCGGCCTTGTCCAAGGCGGCAAGGTAGGCCGGAATTTGGTCAATCGAGTCGAAAGGGAGCGCCAGGGCAAGTGCATTGCTGACCCGGTACTCATGGTCCAGCTCGGTGGGCAGAATCAGTTTCAGGTTCAGCAGCCGGGCCAGTGCGGCATCGGTCGCCTCGTCAAGGCGCTTGTCGTCGACCATGCCGGGGTGGCGGTGCTCGGCCAGGATCTCGCGTGCGCCGGCCCGGGACATGCTCACGTCAGTCCCCGAGCCGGCATGCCGGTCCAGGAGCACGCGCAGGCGCAGCGCCAACAGGGTCTCCTCACGGCGCAGCGGCTTCCTGGCCACGACGGGCTGCGTGTGCACGGCGTCAATCTCAGCAGGAGTGAGCAGGGCGATCTTGCGTTCGGCGTCGATGCTCAGCAGCAGGAAAATTTCGCTCAGGTACTGCTGCAGGGACACAGTGTGTGTCAGGACCGTGGTCCACAGGGCTGGCTC
This genomic interval from Arthrobacter sp. PAMC 25486 contains the following:
- a CDS encoding ATP-binding protein; protein product: MSIATTLPIGEELNPGQFRLSQIQIINWGTFHGRHSMYVDRAGTLLTGHPGVGKSTLFDGIQHIFYAAPRLNESAHEASNRKDRRTTFSYMRGRKIKTADGVVYQRPSATWSATALVFEDGLGRHVTIAALFDLPANGLEGQVGKHYLIHDRALDTEALENHGSRRFSPSSLHAALPGAEAFDVHKTFAERFRRKLGIHNDKAFSLLRTLQNGKGLDKGVNRFFRYEVLDKPATLAAAAAAVEDFSHLSGIYRQLEDARGQRDALAPVPELHEKLQQLAEKQSRTVELKNIQLPLLRQQFQGELLAARAVALTESQALKHAEIAAATQAKDALGESVAALSQQHANHGGQAIESLEKDIRAGKRELAERQRLETAARDDLDSAGLVYDWSAQGLADARAAAASGVEHQQEETETARTREYQAVAASVNVKAQEKALRAEIAAYERRGSNIDSRSAGARRAICAATGLNAADMPFAGELVDIGSGHGAWRPAAEKVLRSLATTLLIRGSDIAAVTSAINTLDGHGKLRWSNLGVPAKPAKEGRNHLVTKLDFHESDAGSWLRGKIACDFAFTCVDDDVALHEHVKAVSQAGTVKLSSALFERDTRTINPADYLLGFNNVAKIAQLEEQAQLLADEQAAAEASAAQSSLAKEQSARRLAALKRIAADGRSFEQLDATAPAAALELLQATLEQTIAGSTTLAQLRESLAAAQADLEAAVGRVAVLHHDLAGIEKDLAAVQDVLAGGGPGKLADEWAQEAFEPYLRDGEPATLDELEVLLSHVAVDLGERLATIKERQFRTEGSLSEIFKAFARQFGPSMSASHGTGAEAATHYAELYGRIISDGLPQRQEEFKEYFNNRSYERFSDLLQLLEEERRSIEERILPLNQILADVPFEKGSRLRLEVKTSVPDEARAFRKELKEALGNAYTKATEEKMASSYQQLERLVNALSDPALAHWADTVLDVRQHVTISCNEHRPNGEIEIGLEPGTLSGGEGQRFTSFIMGAALAYQLGIDVQGYSTYGTVMIDEAFIQANSEYAGAGINALQEFGFQLLLAAPEDKVDLSRHLGSVTDIIKHPQANVSGFVSTGQSPATATDILLR
- a CDS encoding DUF4194 domain-containing protein translates to MSTERTLFPGDTGSFPLDMRQALVRLLRGPYIDGTAEPALWTTVLTHTVSLQQYLSEIFLLLSIDAERKIALLTPAEIDAVHTQPVVARKPLRREETLLALRLRVLLDRHAGSGTDVSMSRAGAREILAEHRHPGMVDDKRLDEATDAALARLLNLKLILPTELDHEYRVSNALALALPFDSIDQIPAYLAALDKAAGTEALDLDASHLDEADNQDEPDHQDQTVQEIF